The proteins below are encoded in one region of Callospermophilus lateralis isolate mCalLat2 chromosome 9, mCalLat2.hap1, whole genome shotgun sequence:
- the Mettl21a gene encoding protein N-lysine methyltransferase METTL21A isoform X3, translating into MALVPYEETRGMGLQKFHQPLATFSFANHTIQIRQDWRQLGVAAVVWDAAVVLSTYLEMGAVELRGCSAVELGAGTGLVGIVAALLVLGGHNIFVCMWC; encoded by the exons ATGGCCCTGGTGCCCTATGAGGAGACCAGGGGAATGGGGCTCCAGAAATTCCACCAGCCTCTTGCCACTTTCTCCTTTGCAAACCACACGATCCAAATCCGGCAGGACTGGAGGCAGCTTGGAGTCGCTGCAGTTGTTTGGGATGCG GCTGTTGTCCTTTCCACGTATCTGGAGATGGGCGCTGTGGAGCTCAGGGGCTGCTCTGCCGTGGAGCTGGGTGCTGGCACAGGGCTTGTGGGCATAGTAGCTGCCCTGCTGG ttcttggtggacacaacatctttgtttgtatgtggtgctga